TAATGAGATTGGAGAGATGAGCAGGGGCCTTGTAGGGCATATTAAAaacactgttttttgttgttgttttttttccatcttgagGCTGAGgagctaatgaaaaaaaaaaagcaagggaaaTGATGGGATCAGATGTGCCTTTTAGGAAAATAGCTCTGCCTACAGGGTGGATGATGGTGGGGGAGAGGCCTGGAAGCAGGGAGATCCACTGGAATGATGCTGTAATAACGTGGGTGAGAAAAAAAGGCCCTAAATTAAGGCAACAGCAATGAGGACGGATGAACTAGAGATCTGTGCAATATTGAGAAGACAGACTGATAGGACTTGGATGGTAACTGAatgtcagaaagagagggagtcagagtGCTGGGCTGGTGGCTTGGGCAACTTGGAGAAGGACAGGTGTCACTCACTGAGCTGGAGGACACAAGGGAAGGACATGTGAGGATGCTTGCATCGCTTCATCCTGGACAGTCTGAGGGACATGTGATGTAACCACTAATGTGTTCAGCAGCCCACGTGCATGTGGAGCACAGGATCTGCACACGGAAACCTGGGAGTCATCGGCATACGTTGGCTGGCTTGTGCCAACGGGCAGGGGGTGCAAAATGGCCAGGGAGCGGGAAGAAGAGCAACTTGGCAGAAGCCTGGGAAAAATCGATGTCAGAGGGTGGGCGGAGAATAGCCCAGAGGAAAGTGAGAAGCGTCGATGCAGAAGCAGAGGCAGAAATGTCCAGGAGGTAGGAGTGATGAACAGGTGCTGCCGTGAGGTCAGATGCCACAGAAATGACAGGTCATTAGGTCAGCGACAAGGAAGACTCCGGTAGCCTCGCTAAGAATCGGTAGCCAGTGGCAGGATGTGAGGAAGTGGAGAGAGCCTAGCAGACTCTCCTCTGAAGTTTGTgcaggccaggaaggaaggaagagctggGGTGATAACAGAGAGGGACCCAGGGTAGAAGGAAGTGGTTATTAAACAGTAATTACCCCATCATTTCCGACAAAGCCTGATACTCTCTATTCAAAAGGGGCCACTGTGGCTGATCCAGTGCCCTCTCCCAATACAATACTCTAGTCAGATGGACCTGGTGAGGGAGCTCTCACTGCGTGCGCACTGGGGTTGGGGGTGCTcttaaagatacaaagaaaatgaggggACTGGATCAGTCACAGGAGAATTTCTAGGAGCTTTTATTGGGGGGCAAGCCCATTCACAGTGTCTGAGGTGGACTCTGGGCCAGGCCTGAAACCCACCCGACGCTGGTGGAGAGCCTGGGACAGCGTAGTAGAACCTAGCCTGCTCGGATAACGAAGGGAAAATCCCGACCTTGGGAAAAAGAGTTTTGAGATAGGAGTCAAGAGAAACAAAGTTGGAAAGTTACAAgtttagggagggagggagggaggcagggcacaTGCAAAGGCTGTGGCCTTGGCTTTCTTGACACACAGTGAAAATGCAGAGCCAGTTATGAGACAAGTCCTATCCACCCACTGCTGCTACGCCCACACATCAAGGACAGACCAGAGAGGAAAGGTCCTGTACTGGGGGACAAGAAGCTAGCCAAATTCAGGTGGCTAAGAGCAGACGTCAGCACCCGTGTAGATGCCAGCCCAGGACCCGGGTccacagaaaaagaggaagggcaTTGTACAGAATGTGCCTCACCGTGGTGTTCCTTGCTCACGAGATGATGCAATCACCACTCTGCACTtcgaaatgagaaaaacaagtctAGGCCACCCAAGGCTTGCTCTTGTTCTCTAGCCTCGTTTCCTGATAGAAGCACCTTTGAGGAATATTAGGATTACAAATGGCCTGAATGAGGCCCTGATCACATGTCTTTTCCACTTGTGAAGGTACAGCCCAGGTGTCCATGGCACTGTTCACTCCGAATAAGGGGGATTTTGTGGCTACTATCAactcagaatgggaaaaatacactAAGGGACCGCCTTCTCACCGTGCCCGACTTTTTGCAACACAACCTTGGAACACTACCGATTCTTAGCTCCTTAGTCCACACAAGAAATAATCCTCGTCTGAAACAAGGGTCGAGTGAAGGGGATAGAGGGGGAAGGTCTTATTTGGCATGTACTAGCTGAGGGAAAGAGATGCCTAAGAGGAGGCGGGTGAGTGGGTGGTACCAATGAAAAGAGGAGGCGTGGGATAAGGGAGAGGAGTTCAGTTTTGGATGAGTTGATCTGGGTTAGATACAGTTGGCTACGCAAGATAACAGAATCACAGCTAACAGCTTGAGCATTAAATGCTATAAAGAACCCGAATTTTCTCAAtcttcccgctctctgagcaaGGTAACATTTCCTTTCTCCCGGCTTTACAAAAGAGAACGCTGAAATTCTGTGAAGccgtttgcccaaggtcacatccCTAACTGgaagtggagccaggattcaggCCAACAGAGGCTGACTGCAGGAGAGTGCTCACACTTATTACACTCAGAAACCCTGAGTGACCGGCTGTCTGTGGAGTGGGCACAAAGTGAGATGAGGGCAGAGTAACAGGGGGTGATACTTGCCACGTGGACAGAGCTAAGTGGAATTAGCGGGGTCTGTGGTTCTTAAGTGATGccaggctgagagcagagagctgagAAAGTGGCCTTGAAAAGTCAAGGCCACCGACAAAAAAGAAAGCGGAAGCAAGGAAGCCCCTGGAGGCAGTGGATACACATGCTCGGCTCTGAGAGGCTGCAGACCCTGGCCGAGTGGCTTCCCTTCCAGTTCCCCCTCCTGACCACTGACCTTCAACTGCCCCCAAACTAATCAGAATTCTCAGAAACCAATGTTAAGAGGCCACAGAAAGAAAACTTGACCTCAAAAGGAACATTCCTCCTAGTAGAAGGGAGAAGGGTGGTGTGGGCAAGGAGGGTTAGGtgggaaaatagaaaaggatgGGGCACATGACCAACCGTAAGGTGACCCTCCAACCTGTCAACCCTTGCTGCTCTGGCATAAATTAGTAGTGCTGTTTTCCACTCTCAAGTGTTTCTATTTGGATGATAAAGTGAATGGTAACCCTACTTGTCAAGTGAGGAAGGGTACTCGGTTTAAGCAAAGTTAAGGCAAAGCTAATCTAAGAACCGATGGGAACAATTCTTCGTCTCTTGGACCAATGTGCTTCTCTCACGAAGGTAACTATAATTAGCGGTCTTTAAcagatgctttttttaaaaaatttttacttatttaagtaatctctacacccaacatgaggctcaaacgaccttgagatcaagagtcactgctcctcctccagctgagctggccaggtgcccctaacagaTGGTATCCCAATAGGACGGTAGAGTGGTTGGTCTGGAGTCAGtctatctgggttcaaatctcacctCCAGCATCCCTATCTTGAGCAACTTTTAATCTCTTTAAACTTCACATTCCAAAAAACCATCTATTCCATAGCCCtgtaatgaggattaaatgagagactTTTGCATAAAGTAGTTCGACACTCCGTGGGGATGGCCGCCCccacaaaatataataaaatgaggaAGCCTCAAACAAATTGGTAAATCCTGGTgagctgggggtggtggtggtggtggggggggtcaTCAACATGAGCATCTGTGACCTTCTCTGTAATGGCTCACTCATACTGAACTTTGGTCTGCTTTGATTTAGGTAAATGTGTTTGTGATGGGAATGACCAAGACGTTTGcaattttctttgtggttttccAAGAAGAATTTGAAAGCAGCTCAAGGCAAACTGGCTGGATTGGATCCATCATGTCATCAATTAGTTATTCTGCAGGTATAAAGCTGGCCATAAGCTTGCCGTCCAAGGAAAAGAACCACATAGGGAAATTCCAAGAAGACTCATCTGTCAGTCATTTAAGATTGAAGCTTGCTAAAACTCAAATTCATTAACAGGCAAGACTGAGAAAAGTTCAGGGCTTGCAGTGTTGAGCCTCTCCCTGgcaaaatcagaaaaattaagattCAAAGAAAGTTGAAGAATTCAACTATTTACTTCCATGATTCAATTTTTCATGCCTTGTTTCCTTCCACAGTGCCTTAACATCGGTTCAGTGAGCCAGTCTCTCTGGGAAATCAGGCCATGAAGTTGTGGGCCCATCACCTAAGCacacttaaaacaacacagagaaccaattcctctttctttgcttctatttGGGGCTAAAACATGGTAGAGTAGATTAATGATTGAACCCTGTTCTAGTCCTAAGTCACCAGATGCAATCCCATTTTGTGTTACTGttgttaggttttatttatttacgtcatctctacacccaacacagcgTTCAAACTCAAGATCCTGAAATCGGgtcgcatgctcttccaaatgagcctGTCAAGCGCCCCTCAGGTTGCGGTTTTATAATGCATTTTCAAACCAGCTTATTTACAATTCTCTTTAAAGCAAAACAACTCTTCttccaaaaagcaaaacagaatatTAAGAAACCCAATCCAGACACCTTTCTAAAGGATATGCAATACTCCCAAGTCCTTTTCCTTCGGTTGCTTTAAATTGTGCATCAGGAACGCCAAAGCACTTAcccagtatttgcctttcttcctttttccgaGGACCTCTGGTTGCCATGATTTGTGACATAACCGGAGAGAAGACTGCCTCCATTCTCGGGGCTCTCCTTGTTACTGGTGGATATCTGATCAGCAGCTGGGCCACTAGCATTCCCTTTCTTTGTGTGACTATGGGACTTTTACCTGGTGAGTCCATTGTAAAAACCAGACTATGCGAGATGGAACTTTACCGTCTCGTCCATGGGCCCCAAAGGCCTCCTTCTACATCTCAGGTCAGGGAGAAGAGATCATCTGGTACCAAGTCACTTCATGTGATTCCACactattggttttttgtttttgttttttaggtttggGTGCTGCTTTCTTGTACCAAACAGCTGCTGTGGTAACTACCAAATACTTCAAAAAACGACTGGCTCTTTCTACAGCTATTGCCCGTTCTGGGATGGGACTCACATTTCTGTTAGCACCTTTAACAAAAGTCCTGATAGATCTGTATGACTGGACAGGTGAGTCATTCTGTTTCTAAACTATCAACTCTGTAAGATTTAATGTTTagctttccccccgcccccaccccccactctgatGAGTGCAAGTGAAGGATTTTTGAGCCGGGGAGGAAATAAGCATGATTTCTAAAGCAGACATGTTCCTCCTCTTCCCTGGAGAACACACAGCAGAAGAGGTACTGAACGATTTGCGGGTTCTGCCAGCTGCCACGAGCAACTCTGAGTTCAGCAAAGGGAGGGCACTCTGTGCAGCTGGGGAAACACCTTGCAGGGAAAGTGATACTCCTGGGGACCCGAGgactccctcctcctctttcaccATGAAAGCATTCTCTTTGTACATCTTCCCTTAAGACAAATCTGCATTTAAAACTGCCTCCCCCATCCAGCTcaccaaaacagacaaaaaaaacaaaaaaaaaaaaaacaaaaaaaacccaaaaaaaacccgggggggggggggggtaaaaacaGCATTATGTTCCTTAATTCATAGCCTTTTATACAGCGTCGACTATAGAGTTTTCACAAACAAATGAACACCATTTGACCACAATTTTCTTTGTGCCTACGCTAAAACATTTAAGGATTAAAATCATCTTAAAGTACTAGAAAAACATACGTGTATCTATGGGCAGAAGTACATATGTAGGAATATACACAAGCCTATTTCTACCTGCAGAGCATTCTTGTTGACTCTTTCCTTTCCCAAGTGAAAACCCACCGGTGGCCTCACGGTACACAGAACGAGCCGGCAAATCCATAAGCCAAGACAGCCGAACCTACAGCCAATTCCATCTCTGGAAGTACGAGGCACAGCCCACAGCTTTGGTCAGGCCATGCTGAGACCAAGCAACTACTCAGCTGCCAAGGCGAGACTGGCATCTGTCTTCTttcaaggaaatttaaaaagtcatgagATGAGAGGCTTGCCCCTTAATGCTGTATTCTCTATCCCTAAATCTATATCCCTACTTCAGGATATCCTGAATCGCTATTTAAAACACACTGTAATTCTCTAACATTTCAAatatccacccctccccccaccttaaCACATATACCGCATGCTCCCCACCCaaacctcttcttttttcctcttacaCAAACAACACTCTCTCCTTCCACGCCATCTCCTGGAGCAGctttctggttttctattttCAAAGGATGCCCTGTTTCCACAAGGATACAGTGGTGTGCAGGGCTAAAAATGAAGTCAACAGATTTAGATACTTCAGTTAAGTTTAGGGGACAAAGTAGTGTCTTCAGGAATTATTACACTATGACAGAATACATTTAGTGGTGGGGCCCCTTCTGAGCCTAAGAACACAGAGTACTGTGAAATGAGAGGGGTAATATTTAACTTaacttctcactctctctctcccctatttAGGTGCCCTTATACTACTTGGAGCACTTACACTGAATTTGGTGCCTTCCAGTATGCTCTTAAGACCCATCCATATTGCAAGCGAGAACAATTCTGATGTTAAAAATAGAGGTAGCCGCTTGTCTACAAGTAACCCAGGGGCAGTGTGTGCGACAGAAACGTCATCCTGCAATGAGACACAAGAGGTCACCACCATCAGGGACAGTGCTATGCAGAAGGCTGGACAACCTGGTCCAAGTTTAATAGTgtcacaaaataaaagcaaagagttCAACAATGGGCCTGATGGAAACCGTGTGTTCCTAATAACCAATGAAGACGGTTATGAGAAAGAGGCTATTTCACGGAGCTGTAAGCAAAACTTCgacatttccctttttaaaaatcccttcttCTACATATTTACCTGGTCTTTCCTCCTCAGTCAGTTGGCATATTTCATCCCTACTTTTCACCTGGTAGCCAGAGCCAAAACACTGGGGATTGACTTCATGGATGCCACCTTCCTCGTTTCGGTAGCTGGTAAGGAAGCTTTACTTTAACCTCAAACTCAAAAGGAACTTAATTTTACAAAAAGTTACcgattttatttataaactaaacAATGGTTTTGGAGGCTGGTGGGAGCACCTGGCGTATCCCTCCACAGACCTGTCACTGTACCTTACACACAGGCTCCCTATAGCAGACAGTGGCCCCCAAGCAaggcttgttcatttttttgtttttattttgagggttgtttttttttaatgtttatgtttgagagacagagtgcgagcgggcgaggggcagagagagagggagacacagaattggaagcaggctccaggctttgagctgtcagcacagagcctgatgcggggctcgaactcacgaaccgcgagatcatgacctgagatgaagtcggacgcttaaccaactgggccacccaggcgcccccgttaaATAATTGTTGGATAAATACTCGGTTTTAAAAAGCTGGTGCCCAGTGGCAACAGCCACTTCAGGAAGCAGGAAAACCACAGGCAGCCAGCATAGGACACAGGTTGGTTCTGGAGTTAGACTTCCTGGGTTCAGGGTTTTGCTCTGTATTTCCTACCTGTACAACCTTCAGCAAGTTAGTCGTGTtccctgtgcctcaatttcctcatctgtaatacaGTGATAACAGTACCTATCCTCATAAGGTTACCAGGATTGAACAAACAATGCATGTAGCATCTGGAATAGTTCCTGACCCATTGTAAGCATTCAATAATGTTCTATCAGTATGTGTAGCTAAGAACTTTTTCCCTTGAACTCACAGTAAGACAGATAAATATGTTTCTCAAGGCTAGTCACTAATGGGCtggctgatatttaaaaaaaatttgaggggcgtctctgggtggttcagtcggttgagcatccgacttttgctcgggtcatggtcttgcagcctgtgggttcaagccccgcactgggctcaagccccacactgggctctgcgttggcagtgtggagcctgctggggattctctacctccctctctgtgcctctcccactcacgcgctctctcaaagtaaataaataaacttaaaaatttttaaataaatttgaatgttaagttaaaaatgaaaacaactggggcgcctgggtggctcagtcggttaagcgaccaactttggctcaggtcatgatctcacagttcctgagtttgagccccgtgtcgggctccgtgctggcagctcagagcctggagcctgcttcagattctgtgtctccctgtctctctgcctcacccctgctcacactctctctcaaaaataaacattaaaaaaaatgaaaacaatcatttTAGTGTGTattcataaaaatgtaagaaaacaaaatgctttctTCAAAAGAGATGGGTCCTCTCAAAGGACCAAATAGagaacttaagaaaatgaaaaggaatgacaTGGAACTGGATTGTTCTAAAGCATCTGGAAATTCTAAGTAGCTCAATATTAACTTTTCTCTTGCgaatttcttgaaaagactgCTTACCAAGTCCTTACAAAACTGACCATACCCCATTTCCAACTGCAAAGATACCTCACTTCAGTCAACTAAAGCTTGTGTACacaagaaaaagatacaaagctgaactgcttttttttcactaaaatgcCTGGCAGTCATCAATTCAGATCAGTTTAGGGCTATGCAACAAGACCAAAGAACCTAACATAAAGTTTCCATAGGTACCCTAGGAAATAACTGTAAGAACAGAAATGGAATAGTAGGATGCATTTTCTGTCCCGCTCCCCCTTTTTTTGTAGAACAATTCATGTCTAAAACCATAGGAAGAATTACAAGTACCAAACAACGGTAGCTTATGCTACTCTTAGTGAAAATCTTTCATTATTTAACTGCTACATTAGCTTATAATCGATAAAAACTAAGAATCGTCTATTATCATGCTACTGAATGGAAACTGTGGttcttaaattttattcaagATACACCATAGCTCCAATGTTCAAAATGACCACGCACTTCCAGATTTCCTAATTCCAACATAATAACCTTCAGAGGAGGAATTAATTACCAAACCCTCATACACAATCATAATAAAGAGTCccaacatctattttttttttcaacataagaCTTTATTATTTATAGTCTCCAGTCTTCCACCATATGACTTCCCTAGCACACTGACCAGAGAGTCTAGCAGTCTTTTAGAAAATTCACTCCCTCACTTGCAGGACCTCTCTGAGGAAGGCCTCCTGAGCAAATGGTCCTCTGTAAGCAGGGATTCCCAGTCAGGAGGTACGAGCTTTCCAAatgcaatcaggaaaaaaaatacctgaaggGTCTTCCACCCAACTCTGAAGGAGCCTTTTCGGTATTTTATTAGATGTATTTGGAACAGGTACAGTAATGACAGAATCCGTCGACAGACAAATGAGACCATTTTTCTCTCATATGTCCTAGCCTCAGGACGAAGCCATATTACTTTTAGGAAAGGAGGTCTAATGCAGCTACACTTCTCAAAGGGGCTAGGCAAATGGAATTAGGATTTCATAAGGTCTTTCAATGCTGTTCCAGGCATCACTGAGACAGTCAGTCAAATAGTCTCCGGATGGGTTGCTGATCAAGACTGGATCAAGAAGTATCATTACCACAAGTCTTACCTCATCCTCTGCGGTTTCACTAACCTGCTTGCTCCTCTGGCCACCACATTTCCACTACTTATGACCTATGCCATCTTCTTTGCCGTTTTTGCTGGTGGTTACCTGGCAACGGTACTTCCTGTACTGGTGAGCAGACACACTCATTAACACTGTTAAAGCATTCAGTAAAAACAAGCATTAATGATAACCTCCCCAAAGAGAATAGGTATTTTGtggtaattttataattaaaaaaaaaaaaaaaatcatacgcAAGGCTGAAGAAACCCTGCAGCTAGCTATATATCCTGCCCAGTGATTCATCTTACCTTTGGGGGAAGGGATGACGAGAGAATTACCTACAtgggacaaaaaagaaatgaaagcaaaaaaaggaTCAGTAGGATTCCACTTTGCTTCTCAGTGTCCCAGCGTGTTAGGTCTGTGTTTACTGCTTCCCTAGGCTCTGGAAATTTCGTTGGCTCCTTCTAAGACACCATCTTAAAGAGTTCCCTGAGAAAAACCTGGGGCTTCCTGACCAGTGTGACTTCTCTCTTGTTAAGACAAGTTCTGTGTACTTTAACAGGGACATTGTTTAACCGCTCTCTATTTTTACCTCAAGCTGACATGAAGTCTTGGTCCCAAAAGG
Above is a window of Panthera uncia isolate 11264 chromosome C1 unlocalized genomic scaffold, Puncia_PCG_1.0 HiC_scaffold_4, whole genome shotgun sequence DNA encoding:
- the SLC16A4 gene encoding monocarboxylate transporter 5 yields the protein MRRRAGKARPYTKALDGGWGWMVVFHFFLVNVFVMGMTKTFAIFFVVFQEEFESSSRQTGWIGSIMSSISYSAGPLVAMICDITGEKTASILGALLVTGGYLISSWATSIPFLCVTMGLLPGLGAAFLYQTAAVVTTKYFKKRLALSTAIARSGMGLTFLLAPLTKVLIDLYDWTGALILLGALTLNLVPSSMLLRPIHIASENNSDVKNRGSRLSTSNPGAVCATETSSCNETQEVTTIRDSAMQKAGQPGPSLIVSQNKSKEFNNGPDGNRVFLITNEDGYEKEAISRSCKQNFDISLFKNPFFYIFTWSFLLSQLAYFIPTFHLVARAKTLGIDFMDATFLVSVAGITETVSQIVSGWVADQDWIKKYHYHKSYLILCGFTNLLAPLATTFPLLMTYAIFFAVFAGGYLATVLPVLVDLSGSSRIHRFLGLAAFFAGMAVLSGPPIAGWLYDYTQTYTGSFYFSGTCYLLSSVSFFFVPLAERWKKQSLTRKRKDCNEARA